The DNA window GCCGAgctaaaacaacattttgtttgACTTACAAAGAAAAGTTCTTCTGGATAGTATACATTGCTCAGGAGATTAAATTAAAGCCCAACGTGAAGGAAAGGACACATCAAATGGGTCATATAATTTGGTTTCCTGCCACTAGTTTTCGGTGTATATTGTTGGCCTGTCGCTGTTTGCCGGCCGGCCGACCATACAAGCTGATAGCAACCCCAGCAGAAACTCATCATGCCCACTTTATAAAACCTAGCATTGTGTTTAGTCTGACTTCATGCGTGGCATGCTCATCCACGCCTCCTCCATAAATAGCTAGCGCAGAACCAGTACTTATCGTTTCCAGTTCGATCAGCGACGTCAGTTGCAAGCTGCCATGGCGTCCGCTGCTTTTACTGTCAAGACGGCCGCCGTCATcatgctgctgctggtgctgacCATGGGCCAGCTGCTAATGGCTAGTAGTGCGTCGCCGCAGCCTCGGAGGCTGCTTGCGGAGGAGGGGCGCGAGGTGCCTGGGAAACCGGCCTCCCTGCCGGTGCTCCCTGCCGATGCTGCTGCTGCAGTAGAGAATAGACTTGGCGATCCCTGCCCACCTGGCTGCTTTCCCCTTCCTTCTTATCCCCCGATCTGTCTCTGCAAACCAGCTGGTTTGTTCGCTGGCCGCTAGATCTCTTCCGGCTCTCGTCTCCAACGAACATCTGTGCGTGCCCTGTGTGGTTTGGCTGCGACGATGGCCCAAGAATAAATTGTCTGAACATGCAAGTACGTATCCCAAGTAGTCTTGCTTGGGCTTCGATTGGTTCAGGTGCCTGTTGTATTTAATTTGCTTTCGTGACTTGCGTCGATCTGTTTAAGATGACGTTGCTGGTTTTCATTTTTCAGTATCTTGTGTATTGGCAGCCATGCGTGGTTACCTGCTGTCAGGTGTGTACCAACTGTATGTTACTATCGACTGCCGATGGGCTCATTAAGCTCGACAAACATAACCCTACACCAAACTCTAGTTTTTTTTTCCCCATAgatacactactggaaacagcaacattgccgagggcaaaagactttgccgagggcctgatttcgggcactcggcaaatcctagAGGTAGTATCTGATGATGGCCAAAAGGTGCAGCTTACGATCCCCGCGAGAGTCTTACGTCACCTTCCTTTCATAGCGAGGATCCAACGacttttcatgaccgaggaaactgcgaaacagatgacatagcACAAGAATGGCAAGCGGTACAATCCAGACAAGATGGTTCATCCATCCGATGCTGAAGCATGGCAGTACTTTAATGATCGACATCCTGAGAAAGCAGCTgaggctcggaatgtacgtgTCGCCTTCGCAACAGATGGATTCAATCCTTATGGATTGATGTCTTCCCCATACACATGTTCGCTTGTGTGACATAGAAACCCAGAGAACACTAGCTACTGATTTGCTTGTATGACATAGAAACCCAGACAACACTAGCTATAAAAAATTTGATAGGTTTCTGTCTAAATACTAAAACTGTAGTCCTAGAATAATTACTGCAATCTCACATAAGCATATAATTgtttgtgcagcctcagtcggcggGTTCCAATAACCCCCCTCGTGCGTCACCTGATTCTGGAGGCTTCGTTACACCACCCTCGACGCAGAGGCCAGACGGTTGGGAAGGTTGGTGACGCAGAGGCCAGACGGTTGGAGAGGTTGGCCAGCCTCAGTCGGATTTGAACTTGTGGACTTGACACTTGAGTTAGATTGTGGACTTATGGAATTGTTGAATTTGGACTTGTGATGATACATGTGATGATCTATGTGATatctgtgagatatatgtgatatttgtgagatatatgtgatgattGTGGGATATTTCTGctgttgaatatatatatatatgtatttttTGTCTGCATGGAAAGCAAGAAACAGGTGGAATGTTGAAAATTTTcactggtctttgccgagggccttgaccatagccctcggcaaagaaattcccaggaaaaattaaaaacaggtctttgccgagggccttaaccatagccctcggcaaagaaattcccaggaaaaattaaaaagtaggtctttgccgagggttttgaacacagccctcggtaaagaaattccgagacaaaaataaaaacgtaggtctttgccgagggccttcgatatagctctcggcaaagaaattccgagaaaaaaaaagaaaataggtctttgccgagggccctgcggtatagctctcggcaaataaattccaaaaaaaagctctttgccgagggcctgtatgtcagccctcggcaaagaagccgtggAAAATAACCGCGAACTAACGACTACtttactttgccgagggccgccgttagccctcggcaaatactttgccgagtgcccgataaaaagccctcggcaaagagtccttCGCCGACGTTTTTTTTCCCGAGGGTTCTTcaccgagggctgccctcggcaaatccttcGCCGACGGCTgaagagcctttgccgagggcttcaggccctcggcaaagaccctgcgTCCAGTAGTGATACCACTGCTGGAAACTGGAATTCCCTATCGGTACGGCCTCCACCAACAGAAAAAATACAAATCGTCCTGACAGTGCGTGGTAACCGACACAAATATAACCGAACCAATAGGAACAAAGATGACTTTTTCTATCGGTATGAATATTTCTTTCTCGGGTATCTTTATAGACAAAGGAAAATTACCTAAAAACTTAGGCTGCCAAGTTCTGCAGCTGAATGGATCGAGCATGCACGCGAAAAACGTCTTGAAACCCAATCCTGCGCTAGGCTAAGGGCACCCACAATGGTATAATCCAGTTAGTAGTTCTAAGCCAACCTCTCCAATAGTGTTAGCTTTTAGAAATGACTCATAGTATGATTAGGCTCACTTGGAACTCTCGCATGATCTTGGAATGTTTGTACGAgtctagctcttgatcaagagctagcttttctctctctactattaaaatatgaaaaatTGCTTAAAACTAGCTTATGAGCCGGCCATTGCGGGTGCCCTAAGGATTTTGTCCAAGAAAAGCAGTGGGCGAGAcaataaaaaagagaaaaaaatcacTCCGCAAAGAAAAAAACTCTTGAGGGTTTGTTTGCATGTTCATGTATTCACCTTaatccatatgtgttggggtGACACCTCAACACACATGGATTGAGGTGATTACATGCatgtccaaacaaggcctaaaaaaTATCCCACGCTCTCCCATGAAGGACCGAAAACGACAACTAAAGGGGGGCGTGAATGGGCGGGAGCCTCCAATTTATTTTTCTAAATAATTGGTCGTTGTCCCAAGATCACCGCCAaacacttgaagcatacaccgtGATGTCCACGACCCAAAATAGTGGGTAAATGTTTCCTAGAAAATTGAGGACACCACAAAGCAAACGGACTGGGAAGCACTCACATCGAATCGAGGAACCGAAAATAGAATACCTAACTCCTATTGAGAAGGAGCGAGTTCACAAATCTAAAATACCCAAGCCAACTGGTCAAAAGAGTACCCAGATATATTTCTTAGATCAATGGGAATCCAATGCACTCAATTCGAAGATCAAACGCGCAAGATACGGGGAAACAACTACAGAGCCGAAAATTCTGGACTTGGCCTACAAGGGTCTCTATTTTGTTGGCTTAATATTAAGACAATACTCTCTCTATTTTAAGTTATAAGACATGTTGGCTTTTCTAGATGGATaggttttgctatgcacttacatGTATACTATGTCTAGTTGCACAGTAAAGACAATGTATCGATAAAAGCCAAAAtgctttataatttggaacggaattAGTATATGACATATTAATTATTAGATCCAAAATGGAATGAGTACTATCATGCCGATAAGGTTTATCCTAATACGGTTGCCCCTAAATCTGTGGTGAGAGCAGTACAAAATTCTTAAACTGTGCCAATCAATTTTGAAGCAATCTGCACTTGTTCCTCCAAATCGAGAAATCACTACTGCTAAAGGCTTTCAATGGGACAGGATCACTGCAGGCTTACAAATCATCCATCTAAGTTTAGTAAACATCAGAGCAAGGGTGGGGCGGCCGGGAGCTCACCGGTCGGCCACTCGTTTCGCTTTGGGCCTTTTTGGCCACCACCATGCAAGAACCATCACGAATCATGAGCCAAGAGACCGACGGGGATGTTGCCGGCGTTGCCAACAGCCATGACGACAAGGACCACGTCCATGGCACGATCAGACGCCGGGCCGATGCCGattcggaggaagaagacaacgAAGAGCATGGTGGTGGCCAGGAGCCATTCTTTCAGTGCCTTGATCAGGAGCAACAACCCCCCGACACGCTGCATTTGCACGATGCCAGGGTCGAATTTCCCTCCGACGACGACGGTGACGGTGACGACGTCCGCTTCTCCTTCGCCACCGCCGACGGTGACCACCTCCTCGAGGAGCAGGCGGAGCTGGACCTGGacgtggaggaggaggaagaggacacGTCCAGGTATGACTACGGCACGTGGATGGCGCCGGAGCCCGTGTCcatccaggagcgccgccgccggctgctCCAGGGAATGGGGCTCACCAGCAGCAAGGACCTCCTCCGGAGCCGGAACGCGAGGGCGAGGCTTCCGCCTGACATCCCCCGCTACGTGCCCCGGCGACAACAGCAGCCGCCCGCGGCCGTTGCCGACGCGCCGAGCACAACGAGCGCCGCGCCGGTGGTGGCCGCGGCCCTTCCCGAGATCGCGGAACACCAACGCAACGCTGTCCTGACCCGATCACGCTCCGATAGCCGCCTCGCCGTCCTCGGAGGCGCCGCGAGGAAGCAGTCGTCATTCCGCCGCGTGTGCTCGCTGCCGCACAAGCTGCAAGGCTCGCCGGTCCACAAGGCTCTCCGCGCGGCTGCCCGGTGTCCGTTACCATCAGCGCCGTCGAAGGACGGAGGAACTGGCAATGCCATTGCCGGCGACACGGGCGGTGGCTTCAAGCACCCGAGCAACGGCAAGGAAATCGTGGCGAACGGCCAGTTGAACGATGCCCAGCGCAGTGCGCCGCTGAACATCGATGAGCTCCAGCGGTTCATCACCCACACGGCGTTCGTGACGCAGCCCGTGCGCCGCAGTCAGAGCCAGCCGGTGCCGGTGGCCGGGGCTGCCAAGGGCGACGAGAAACCGGTCGAGAAGAGGAGAACGCGGTGGCTCAGGAACATCAAGCTCGTCGCGTCTGCCGCCGGGCTCAGAACCGACAAGGAGAAGcaggacggcgacggcggcggcggcggcggcagcagaacGGCACGGACGCCTTCGGTGACCATGTCCAAGTCGGCGTCGGCCCACGCCGCCGTGTCGTCGGCCGCCACGGGGCCCGAGCGGCTCAAGGTGCACCACTACGGCAAGTCCAGCAGGGAGCTGACCGGGCTGTACATGCGGCAAGAGGTGCGCGCGCACGAGGGCTCGATATGGAGCATCAAGTTCAGCCCCGACGGCCGGTTCCTCGCCAGCGGCGGCGAGGACAGCGTGGTGCGCGTCTGGGAGGTCTTGAACGTGGACGcctcctcgtccgccgtggcGCAGGAGCTCTCCACCTCCCTGCCTCCGCAGCCGCCGCCTGCATCCACGGACGgcaggtcggcggcggcggcgccggggctGGCGGCGCAGTTGTCCAGGAgagtgaggagggggaggagcAGCAAGGACGTGCTCCCGGAACACGTCGTCGTTCCGGAGTCCGTGTTCACGCTCGCCGAGCAGCCGTCGTGCGCCTTGGAAGGCCACCAAGACGACGTGCTCGACCTGTCGTGGTCCAAGTCCAAGGTTTGCATGCCGTTGCACTCTGCCTGCCATTGTCGCCGCGATTGTTGCTGCTCCGTAAAAAGAGAGCGTGACGTGCGTGCCGTGGGCGCCATTGTTGGTTGCAGCAGCTGCTGTCGTCGTCCATGGACCACACGGTGCGGCTCTGGGACGTGGTCACCAAGACGTGCCTGAGGGTGTTCCCGCACAGTGACTACGGTGAGTTTGCTAGCCTGCACTTGTTTCCAGGTTGTGTTTGCATAGCGACTGAT is part of the Miscanthus floridulus cultivar M001 chromosome 9, ASM1932011v1, whole genome shotgun sequence genome and encodes:
- the LOC136481665 gene encoding uncharacterized protein isoform X2 — encoded protein: MAPEPVSIQERRRRLLQGMGLTSSKDLLRSRNARARLPPDIPRYVPRRQQQPPAAVADAPSTTSAAPVVAAALPEIAEHQRNAVLTRSRSDSRLAVLGGAARKQSSFRRVCSLPHKLQGSPVHKALRAAARCPLPSAPSKDGGTGNAIAGDTGGGFKHPSNGKEIVANGQLNDAQRSAPLNIDELQRFITHTAFVTQPVRRSQSQPVPVAGAAKGDEKPVEKRRTRWLRNIKLVASAAGLRTDKEKQDGDGGGGGGSRTARTPSVTMSKSASAHAAVSSAATGPERLKVHHYGKSSRELTGLYMRQEVRAHEGSIWSIKFSPDGRFLASGGEDSVVRVWEVLNVDASSSAVAQELSTSLPPQPPPASTDGRSAAAAPGLAAQLSRRVRRGRSSKDVLPEHVVVPESVFTLAEQPSCALEGHQDDVLDLSWSKSKQLLSSSMDHTVRLWDVVTKTCLRVFPHSDYVTCVQFNPVDDGYFISGSLDCKVRIWSVPDRQVVDWSDLNDMVTAACYTPDGQAAIIGSHKGSCRFYKTTDCKLNQEAQIDMSITKKRRSQAKKITGFHFAPGNPSEILVTSADSQIRVFNGISVLQKFKGFKNTSSQISASYTADGRYVVCASEDSNVYVWRRVPGSVSGVGGGGTGGSGGGASISVRAKTWLTSRSYEYFFCRDVSVAVPWPGSPPSFPPCDASRNGKSDTPRKQQSSSRRDDVVGGAGGCVPRGTKSGPMAYHGGGGQLLRPELSRRESQCSARWHGGAEGGNAWGMVLVTASRGGEIRVYQNFGLPLANLFH
- the LOC136481665 gene encoding general transcriptional corepressor TUP1-like isoform X1 — translated: MQEPSRIMSQETDGDVAGVANSHDDKDHVHGTIRRRADADSEEEDNEEHGGGQEPFFQCLDQEQQPPDTLHLHDARVEFPSDDDGDGDDVRFSFATADGDHLLEEQAELDLDVEEEEEDTSRYDYGTWMAPEPVSIQERRRRLLQGMGLTSSKDLLRSRNARARLPPDIPRYVPRRQQQPPAAVADAPSTTSAAPVVAAALPEIAEHQRNAVLTRSRSDSRLAVLGGAARKQSSFRRVCSLPHKLQGSPVHKALRAAARCPLPSAPSKDGGTGNAIAGDTGGGFKHPSNGKEIVANGQLNDAQRSAPLNIDELQRFITHTAFVTQPVRRSQSQPVPVAGAAKGDEKPVEKRRTRWLRNIKLVASAAGLRTDKEKQDGDGGGGGGSRTARTPSVTMSKSASAHAAVSSAATGPERLKVHHYGKSSRELTGLYMRQEVRAHEGSIWSIKFSPDGRFLASGGEDSVVRVWEVLNVDASSSAVAQELSTSLPPQPPPASTDGRSAAAAPGLAAQLSRRVRRGRSSKDVLPEHVVVPESVFTLAEQPSCALEGHQDDVLDLSWSKSKQLLSSSMDHTVRLWDVVTKTCLRVFPHSDYVTCVQFNPVDDGYFISGSLDCKVRIWSVPDRQVVDWSDLNDMVTAACYTPDGQAAIIGSHKGSCRFYKTTDCKLNQEAQIDMSITKKRRSQAKKITGFHFAPGNPSEILVTSADSQIRVFNGISVLQKFKGNPCFFLPGFKNTSSQISASYTADGRYVVCASEDSNVYVWRRVPGSVSGVGGGGTGGSGGGASISVRAKTWLTSRSYEYFFCRDVSVAVPWPGSPPSFPPCDASRNGKSDTPRKQQSSSRRDDVVGGAGGCVPRGTKSGPMAYHGGGGQLLRPELSRRESQCSARWHGGAEGGNAWGMVLVTASRGGEIRVYQNFGLPLANLFH